The following proteins are encoded in a genomic region of Glycine max cultivar Williams 82 chromosome 18, Glycine_max_v4.0, whole genome shotgun sequence:
- the LOC100807855 gene encoding uncharacterized protein gives MRRSLVFQQQYYADDGMWMETQAQQHGYAFHEESSWSSDKRFPAMHMNNLAAFAVDSDLSTSKQHAKLGAMHMNKLGAFGTDFHILMSKQHVKFGGSSGNMFQQGMHSDHGFGRGYAHHGSGKRSPFGANKASHHFSKGGGGGGKFNSGGHHEYFSEETEYEEAYAEEHVGAITAKVEEMRYQHHNWAGDTCYVNPYDRNKNW, from the coding sequence ATGAGAAGGAGCCTTGTGTTTCAACAGCAATACTATGCTGATGATGGCATGTGGATGGAGACTCAGGCTCAGCAGCATGGCTATGCCTTCCACGAAGAGTCGTCTTGGAGCTCTGATAAGCGATTCCCAGCCATGCACATGAACAATCTTGCTGCTTTTGCTGTGGACTCTGACCTCTCAACGTCAAAACAGCATGCCAAGTTAGGAGCCATGCACATGAACAAGCTTGGTGCTTTTGGTACGGACTTTCATATCTTGATGTCAAAACAGCATGTCAAGTTTGGAGGAAGCTCCGGCAATATGTTTCAACAAGGCATGCACAGTGACCATGGCTTTGGGCGTGGTTATGCGCATCATGGGAGCGGCAAAAGGTCCCCTTTTGGTGCTAATAAGGCCTCTCACCATTTTTCAaagggtggtggtggtggtggcaagTTCAATTCTGGTGGGCACCATGAGTATTTCTCGGAGGAAACCGAGTACGAGGAGGCTTATGCAGAGGAGCATGTTGGTGCAATCACAGCTAAGGTGGAAGAAATGAGATATCAGCATCATAACTGGGCTGGGGATACTTGTTATGTCAATCCCTATGACAGGAACAAGAACTGGTAG
- the LOC100306562 gene encoding uncharacterized protein LOC100306562, giving the protein MGRNHFQQQHCADGSMWMESQGQQQSYAFQEESWSPDNNYGHNHKQFPGMHMNMNNNNNNNKRLGAFAAVDSDFSMQKHHHGHGNGVGAMHMNMNRHGGKLGGMFQEGMHSDHHGGRKFPFGGHHHGNNNASQHHFPNHGGHHEYFSEESEEYEESYAEEHVGGVTAKVDEMRYERHNWGGGDTRYANPYGMNMNHKPHKFQWTAKGV; this is encoded by the coding sequence ATGGGAAGGAACCATTTTCAGCAGCAACACTGTGCTGATGGGAGCATGTGGATGGAGAGTCAGGGTCAGCAACAGAGCTATGCCTTCCAAGAAGAGTCTTGGAGCCCTGATAACAACTATGGCCACAACCACAAGCAATTCCCAGGCATGCACATGAacatgaacaacaacaacaacaacaacaaaaggctTGGTGCTTTTGCTGCTGTGGACTCTGACTTCTCAATGCAAAAACATCATCATGGGCATGGCAACGGCGTAGGAGCCATGCACATGAACATGAACAGGCATGGTGGCAAGTTAGGAGGCATGTTTCAAGAAGGCATGCACAGTGACCACCATGGTGGCAGAAAGTTCCCTTTTGGTGGTCATCATCATGGTAATAATAACGCCTCTCAACATCATTTTCCAAACCATGGTGGGCACCATGAGTATTTTTCGGAGGAATCCGAGGAGTACGAGGAGTCTTATGCAGAGGAGCATGTTGGTGGAGTCACGGCTAAGGTGGATGAAATGAGATATGAGCGTCATAACTGGGGTGGTGGGGATACTCGCTATGCCAATCCCTATGGCATGAACATGAATCACAAACCCCACAAATTTCAGTGGACAGCAAAGGGGGTCTAA
- the LOC100816069 gene encoding uncharacterized protein, whose protein sequence is MWCAMGDSGGHYCPKKTDDLCGDVCGQESSQVLGMSRVRCILRGLDVKTCIFLFAVVPMCIFGIYLHGQKISYFLRPLWEKPPKPFHVIPHYYNENVSMGNLCRLHGWGVREFPRRVYDAVLFSNELEILNLRWRELYPYITQFVLLESNSTFTGRPKPFVFKGNREQFKFVESRLTYGTIGGRFKKGENPFVEEAYQRVALDQLLKIAGITDDDLLIMSDVDEIPSAHTINLLRWCDDVPSVLHLQLKNYLYSFEFLLDDNSWRASVHRYQSGKTRYAHYRQSDDLLADAGWHCSFCFRYISDFVFKMKAYSHNDRVRFSHYLNPKRIQDVICKGADLFDMLPEEYTFKEIIGKMGPIPHSYSAVHLPAYLLENAEKYKFLLPGNCLRESR, encoded by the exons ATGTGGTGTGCGATGGGAGATTCCGGTGGCCATTACTGTCCTAAGAAGACCGATGATTTATGCGGCGACGTTTGTGGCCAG GAGTCAAGTCAAGTATTGGGCATGTCAAGAGTGCGCTGCATTTTACGCGGCTTGGATGTAAAAAcctgtatttttctttttgctgtTGTGCCAATGTGCATCTTTGGAATATACTTGCATGGACAGAAAATCTCCTACTTCCTGCGGCCGCTATGGGAGAAACCACCCAAGCCTTTCCATGTCATTCCACATTACTACAACGAAAATGTGTCAATGGGGAATCTCTGCAGACTTCATGGGTGGGGAGTCCGTGAGTTCCCAAGACGTGTGTATGATGCTGTGTTGTTCAGTAATGAATTGGAAATACTTAACTTGCGCTGGAGAGAATTGTATCCTTACATAACTCAGTTTGTTCTCCTCGAGTCAAATTCCACATTTACTGGTAGGCcaaaaccttttgttttcaaaggcAATCGGGAGCAGTTCAAATTCGTGGAGTCTCGGTTAACTTACGGAACTATTGGTGGGAGGTTCAAGAAAGGAGAAAACCCGTTTGTTGAGGAGGCATATCAGCGGGTGGCATTGGATCAACTCCTTAAGATAGCTGGTATTACTGATGATGACTTGTTGATTATGTCTGATGTTGACGAGATTCCGAGTGCTCACACTATTAACCTCTTGAGGTGGTGTGATGATGTGCCTTCAGTCCTTCATCTTCAGCTGAAGAACTATCTATACTCCTTTGAGTTTCTCTTGGATGATAACAGCTGGAGAGCTTCTGTTCACAGATATCAGAGTGGTAAGACAAGGTATGCTCATTACCGCCAGTCTGATGACTTATTGGCGGATGCTGGTTGGCATTGCAGCTTTTGCTTCCGCTATATCAGCGATTTCGTCTTTAAGATGAAAGCCTACAGTCATAATGACAGAGTCAGATTCTCTCATTATTTAAATCCCAAAAGAATTCAAGATGTAATCTGCAAAGGGGCTGATTTATTTGACATGCTACCAGAGGAGTACACCTTCAAGGAAATCATTGGTAAAATGGGGCCGATACCCCATTCCTATTCTGCAGTTCATCTTCCTGCTTATCTACTGGAAAATGCTGAGAAGTATAAATTTCTGTTGCCTGGAAATTGCTTGAGAGAGTCCAGATGA
- the LOC100808393 gene encoding putative clathrin assembly protein At4g40080: MTKLKELIGIMKDKASQGKAAILSKRATLSLLRATSHDSYAPPTCDHISMLLSSGDGSRATSSAAVHLLTHRLQTTQSSAVALKCLIVVHHVIKRGSFIMRDQLPYSGGGRNYLNLSKFRDKSNPVCWELSSWVRWYAKHVEQLLWASRIVGFLPTEKERVSGLTNGELLRETEALLTVLEGIGNIPDAASMEENKLVSEIATLVEEDGVATLSEVFVRVNEFRERLAMGCLGFGEVVELVYVLNRLDRCKEILVMVVITEKQRLWDLVRELKVKVEKMEVYREEGKRTLTTHRATKSDRFALTFVNSVDLGRFPSARFL; the protein is encoded by the coding sequence ATGACGAAACTGAAAGAGCTGATAGGGATAATGAAGGACAAAGCCTCGCAGGGCAAAGCCGCGATCCTCTCCAAGCGCgccactctctctctcctccGCGCCACCAGCCACGACTCCTACGCCCCTCCCACGTGCGACCACATCTCCATGCTCCTCTCCTCCGGCGACGGCTCACGCGCCACTTCCTCCGCCGCCGTCCACCTTCTCACCCACCGCCTCCAGACCACCCAGAGCTCCGCCGTGGCGCTGAAGTGCCTGATCGTGGTGCACCACGTGATCAAGCGCGGCAGCTTCATCATGAGGGACCAGCTTCCGTACAGCGGCGGCGGCAGGAACTACCTTAACCTCTCCAAATTCAGAGACAAGAGCAACCCCGTGTGCTGGGAACTCTCTTCTTGGGTACGATGGTACGCTAAACACGTGGAACAGCTTCTCTGGGCTTCCAGAATTGTCGGGTTCTTACCGACGGAAAAAGAGAGAGTTTCGGGTCTCACCAACGGGGAGTTATTGAGAGAGACGGAGGCTTTGTTAACGGTTCTTGAAGGGATTGGGAACATACCCGACGCTGCATCCATGGAAGAGAATAAATTAGTTTCTGAAATAGCGACTTTGGTGGAAGAAGATGGGGTTGCAACGTTGAGTGAGGTTTTTGTTAGAGTTAACGAGTTTAGAGAGAGATTGGCCATGGGGTGTCTCGGTTTTGGAGAAGTGGTGGAATTGGTTTACGTGTTGAATAGATTGGACAGGTGTAAAGAGATATTGGTGATGGTGGTGATCACGGAGAAGCAGAGATTGTGGGATTTAGTGAGAGAACTGAAGGTGAAGGTAGAGAAGATGGAGGTGTACAGGGAAGAAGGGAAAAGAACGCTGACAACACACAGGGCAACAAAGTCAGACAGGTTTGCTCTCACGTTTGTCAATTCCGTTGATTTGGGACGGTTTCCCTCTGCAAGGTTCTTGTGA